One genomic window of Enterobacteriaceae endosymbiont of Donacia crassipes includes the following:
- the uppP gene encoding undecaprenyl-diphosphatase UppP, with product MITLNYFSVIILSIVQSLTEFLPISSSAHVIIFSKILNIVNNKNLQIFEIIIQLGSILAIIIIFWKKIIKIILNTIYYKNYNKKTINIFNIVISTLPVIFIGLIFYYKIIAINNIIYIIYGLFLGGMLLLISEIYKPKIYNIDNIDHISYDLNFIIGCFQCLALLPGVSRLGSTLSISLLLGIKRSVAINFCFIISIPVILSANLLELYKNYLIIDFNNFKILFIGFFISFIISLFIIKKFIYVINNISLIWFSIYRIFLILIILLNIN from the coding sequence ATGATAACATTAAATTATTTTTCTGTTATAATATTAAGCATAGTACAAAGTTTAACTGAATTTTTACCAATATCTTCAAGTGCTCATGTAATTATTTTTTCTAAAATATTAAATATTGTTAATAATAAAAATTTACAAATTTTTGAAATTATAATACAATTAGGATCAATATTAGCAATTATAATTATTTTTTGGAAAAAAATTATTAAAATTATATTAAATACAATTTATTATAAGAATTATAATAAAAAAACAATTAATATATTTAATATAGTAATATCTACTTTACCAGTAATTTTTATAGGATTAATTTTTTATTATAAAATTATAGCAATTAATAATATTATATATATAATATATGGATTATTTTTAGGAGGAATGTTATTATTAATTTCTGAAATATATAAACCTAAAATATATAATATTGATAATATAGATCATATTTCATATGATTTAAATTTTATAATTGGATGTTTCCAATGTTTAGCTTTATTACCTGGTGTTTCTAGATTAGGATCAACATTATCTATAAGTTTATTATTAGGAATAAAACGTTCTGTTGCTATTAATTTTTGTTTTATTATATCTATACCTGTTATTTTAAGTGCCAATTTATTGGAATTATATAAAAATTATTTAATCATAGATTTTAATAATTTTAAAATATTATTTATAGGATTTTTTATTTCATTTATAATTAGTTTATTTATAATAAAAAAATTTATTTATGTAATAAATAATATTTCTTTAATATGGTTTAGTATATATCGTATATTTTTAATATTAATTATATTATTAAATATTAATTAG
- a CDS encoding multifunctional CCA addition/repair protein yields the protein MKIYLVGGAIRDHLLKINVKDKDWVVVGSNIKLMLKLGFKLVGKDFPVFLHPKTYEEYALARTEHKFGHGYKGFKYYATPTITLKEDLLRRDLTINAIAQNNSGKFYDPYNGLQDIKNCILRHVSSSFKDDPLRVLRVARFAAKLKYLNFKIHDSTLKLMKIMSNSGELLYLKPERIWKETYNALQSKDPQIYFQVLKKCNALSVIFPEINQLYGVPAPLKWHPEIDTGVHTMLTLKIISKLTKNVSTRFAALCHDIGKGLTPKKLWPRHPGHGVAGIPLIKKLCKTLKIPNNIKKLSILAAQIHDIIHDIHNQKPEDILNIYNIIDAWRKPERVKQIALISEADARGRLTLESIKYKQGKYFIDMYQFISTLNIKNIINNINLKGININKKIQNERLKLLKCFLKSKY from the coding sequence TTGAAAATATACTTAGTTGGTGGAGCTATACGTGATCATTTATTAAAAATTAATGTAAAGGATAAAGATTGGGTTGTTGTAGGATCTAATATAAAATTAATGTTAAAATTAGGTTTTAAATTAGTTGGTAAAGATTTTCCTGTTTTTTTACATCCTAAAACATATGAAGAATATGCATTAGCTAGAACTGAACATAAATTTGGACATGGTTATAAAGGATTTAAATATTATGCTACGCCTACTATTACTTTAAAAGAAGATTTATTACGTAGAGATCTTACTATTAATGCTATTGCACAAAATAATTCAGGAAAATTTTATGATCCATATAATGGATTACAAGATATAAAAAATTGCATATTAAGACATGTCTCATCATCATTTAAAGATGATCCTTTAAGGGTTTTAAGAGTAGCTAGATTTGCTGCTAAATTAAAATATTTAAATTTTAAAATTCATGATAGTACATTAAAATTAATGAAAATTATGAGTAATTCTGGAGAATTATTATATTTAAAACCTGAAAGAATTTGGAAAGAAACATATAATGCACTTCAATCAAAAGATCCTCAAATATATTTTCAAGTATTAAAAAAATGCAATGCTTTATCTGTTATTTTCCCAGAAATAAATCAATTATATGGTGTACCTGCTCCATTAAAGTGGCATCCAGAAATTGATACTGGAGTACATACAATGCTTACATTAAAAATTATTTCTAAACTTACGAAAAATGTATCAACAAGATTTGCTGCATTATGTCATGATATAGGTAAAGGATTAACTCCTAAAAAATTATGGCCTAGACATCCAGGACATGGTGTAGCTGGCATACCATTAATTAAAAAATTATGTAAAACATTAAAAATACCTAATAATATTAAAAAATTATCTATATTAGCAGCTCAAATACATGATATTATTCATGATATACATAATCAAAAACCAGAAGATATATTAAATATATACAATATAATTGATGCTTGGCGTAAACCTGAAAGAGTAAAACAAATTGCATTAATAAGTGAAGCTGATGCAAGAGGTAGATTAACATTAGAATCAATAAAATATAAACAAGGTAAATATTTTATTGATATGTATCAATTTATTTCTACATTAAATATTAAAAATATAATTAATAATATTAATTTAAAAGGGATTAATATAAATAAAAAAATTCAAAATGAAAGATTAAAATTATTAAAATGTTTTTTAAAATCTAAATACTAA
- the ribB gene encoding 3,4-dihydroxy-2-butanone-4-phosphate synthase, translating into MNLLNIEFGDIETRIKNAINLLKKGKGILILDDEKRENESDIVFAAENISIDNIAFSIRNGSGIICLCITEYLRKKLKLPMMVKKNTSFYKTGFTVSIEAAIGISTGVSAKDRFTTIKTAIADNVVPTDLNKPGHVFPLRAVNGGLLKRQGHTEATIDLLKIANMKPVGVLCELTNKNGTMANKFDAISFAKKNKMIVITINDIKKYFIKNNFNK; encoded by the coding sequence ATGAATTTACTTAATATAGAATTTGGTGATATTGAAACACGTATTAAAAATGCTATTAATTTATTAAAAAAGGGAAAAGGAATCTTAATTTTAGATGATGAAAAAAGAGAAAATGAAAGTGATATTGTTTTTGCAGCAGAAAATATTTCTATAGATAATATTGCCTTTTCTATTAGAAATGGTAGTGGTATTATTTGTTTATGTATTACAGAATATTTACGTAAAAAATTAAAATTACCTATGATGGTAAAAAAAAATACTAGTTTTTATAAAACAGGATTTACTGTTAGTATTGAAGCAGCAATAGGTATTTCTACTGGAGTATCTGCAAAAGATAGATTTACAACTATAAAAACTGCTATTGCTGATAATGTAGTTCCTACAGATTTAAATAAACCAGGACATGTTTTTCCATTAAGAGCTGTGAATGGGGGACTTTTAAAAAGACAAGGACATACTGAAGCAACAATAGATTTATTAAAAATTGCAAATATGAAACCTGTTGGTGTATTATGTGAATTAACTAATAAAAATGGAACTATGGCAAATAAATTTGATGCTATATCTTTTGCAAAAAAAAATAAAATGATAGTTATTACAATTAATGATATAAAAAAATATTTTATTAAAAATAATTTTAATAAGTAA